The Sphingomonas naphthae nucleotide sequence ATGGGGACCGACGATCTACCCGTCCGTCCCGGGCCACGAGATCATCGGACGGGTCATCGAGGTCGGCTCCGGCGTGATGCCCCTTCACTTCTCCAATGCCCGCCCTTTTGCGCAGGCAACCCATACAAAAGGCGCAAATCAAGGCTTTTCAGCCTTTCCAGCAGCTTGTCAGGAAGGTGGCGGAGAGGGTGGGATTCGAACCCACGGTGAGCGCAAACCCACAACGGTTTTCGAGACCGTCCCAATCGACCACTCTGGCACCTCTCCGCAGAGGCATTGGCGGGCCTGGGCAGGCACGCCGCTGTCGATGGAGGCGGGCCACTAGCGGATCGTGCGGGGCTTGCCAAGCACCTGTCGCGGACAATTCGCACGCCGGGTTGCGCGGGGCGCGCAAGTGCCTAGATTGGTGGGGATGATTCCAGCCCACAGCCTCCCGTCCCGCGTCGCCGGCCTTCCGGGGGCGCCCGTGCCCCCGCCGGTGGTCCATGCCCGCTTCTCGATCGGCGACGTGGTGCGCCACCGGCTGCTCGATTTCCGCGGCGTGATCTTCGATGTCGATCCGGTCTTCGCCAACACCGAGGAATGGTATCAGGCCATCCCCGAGGATTTCCGCCCGGCCAAGGACCAGCCTTTCTACCATCTGCTGGCCGAGAATATCGAGGGCGACTATGTCGCCTACGTCAGCCAGGG carries:
- the hspQ gene encoding heat shock protein HspQ, whose product is MIPAHSLPSRVAGLPGAPVPPPVVHARFSIGDVVRHRLLDFRGVIFDVDPVFANTEEWYQAIPEDFRPAKDQPFYHLLAENIEGDYVAYVSQGNLIADDSDEPLDHPAIDGLFDGFTAGRYALRGEHRH